Proteins from a genomic interval of Toxoplasma gondii ME49 chromosome Ia, whole genome shotgun sequence:
- a CDS encoding peptidase family M13 protein (encoded by transcript TGME49_295640), whose amino-acid sequence MDSLRCPQRFFTPKLLLYLWSGSFLASLLRATDACSAPQYHPDNFELTKTLERRRLEPVSWSTENKVLAPPKVPGLLAENAAVENFVQSRSISGETADEQNKKHENVLGNLNLDAFLLAADAGIPAEEQHSGTVNADEHTHGASSSFPRSNASSQTRSYSTLRDESRSTGDTASPVEMNQAREQHGDEDDASKFSFPFLKPPGRYPPPENLACVDSAQCARIAEMIKRDMNPRADPCYDAEEYFCGGWKTRTSLPADESSWTLSFDTLARDTRDYLKTTLEARSCSDMRDELHRQTPQDSVFSNLNSPSSVIGETGNRVDEWDVLATCMYEACMDEEAIDARGATPLTDRMFGRSERGSMSLEFLLDTDFEAEAIHLAERGNTHPDSSAISTFPVSREAVLVQRLQAIFHRLKDVLFWSAYVGPNELHPDQGQTLNLGSLKLGLSYHFYEEDHLDYQRYYKEHMANILQIFEAHLLKTHPQLLARAQKVNPNLRRSYSERAQRIFDLEKNDLRPLVLSPEETRKVTQYTHEVTFGELKASTDALDVEALLHLYLDMLPRKLGEQAPSASSLGGKIAFTSSGVVVDDSLVLLIHEKNYFAKLETTLRSVDWDVLHDYILYKVVRSDASMLSRDFRDEIKRYSKQVTKAEPLPRWRTCVSSVPQWILARRYVLGRFDRQKKQTVQLMVTRIRSAFKSLLEEYAWMDEPTREEALEKLAGMQEKIGFPDWLLDDYETYFTRYYGDKSAALELASIHFEVQWHLGLEAIRSQLAEFGEPVDRREWAMKPHSVNAYFSPSQNEIAFMAAVLQEPSLFVASPHASLGEDTVVKALSYGAIAGVIAHEITHGFDDVGKEYDVKGRLRNWWTPESEEAFKAEATCMKDQYSGYSVVIVDVENDKAIYNTRPSREASEVEHSDGSSGQKTVRVRGDLTLGENIADNGGIQLAWAALKLELSPEQLNSRPLENYGVTLTTAQLFTFSWGHFWCEIALDSFIRRQVETDPHSPARFRIQGPLANFGLFAEQEQCPVGSLMNPETKCRVW is encoded by the coding sequence ATGGACTCGCTTCGGTGCCCTCAGAGGTTTTTCACGCCGAAGCTGCTTCTCTATCTCTGGAGTGGCTCTTTCCTTGCATCTCTTCTGAGGGCCaccgatgcatgcagtgcacCTCAGTATCACCCAGATAACTTTGAGCTGACAAAAACCCTGGAACGGCGACGGCTGGAACCGGTTTCTTGGTCGACGGAAAACAAGGTTCTCGCGCCGCCGAAGGTGCCGGGTCTTCTTGCGGAGAATGCCGCGGTTGAGAACTTTGTTCAGTCTCGTAGCATTTCCGGGGAGACAGCGGATGAACAAAACAAGAAACATGAGAATGTACTTGGCAACCTCAACCTGGATGCCTTCCTCCTTGCTGCCGATGCAGGCATTCCAGCGGAGGAGCAACACAGCGGCACAGTCAATGCTGACGAGCATACCCATGGTGCGTCGTCGTCTTTCCCTCGCTCGAATGCTTCGTCTCAGACTCGTTCTTATTCCACGCTGCGTGACGAATCGCGTTCCACGGGGGACACAGCCTCACCTGTTGAAATGAACCAGGCACGTGAACAAcacggagacgaggacgacgcTTCGAAGTTTTCCTTTCCATTTCTGAAACCGCCGGGACGGTATCCACCGCCTGAGAATCTTGCGTGTGTAGACAGCGCTCAGTGTGCAAGAATTGCCGAAATGATTAAACGAGATATGAATCCACGCGCTGATCCGTGCTACGACGCAGAAGAGTATTTCTGTGGCGGGTGGAAGACACGTacttctctccctgcagaTGAGAGCTCGTGGACGCTTTCGTTTGACACTTTAGCCCGAGACACGAGAGATTACTTGAAAACCACCTTAGAGGCAAGAAGCTGCTCGGACATGCGAGACGAGCTCCACAGGCAAACTCCACAAGATTCTGTCTTTTCAAACCTCAACAGCCCGTCTAGTGTCAtcggagaaacaggaaaccgAGTAGATGAATGGGACGTGTTGGCTACATGCATGTACGAAGCGTGTATGGATGAAGAGGCGATCGATGCACGCGGGGCAACGCCACTGACAGATCGCATGTTTGGTAGATCTGAGAGAGGCTCGATGTCTCTGGAGTTCTTACTCGATACGGACTTCGAGGCAGAAGCAATTCATCTCGCAGAGCGCGGAAATACTCACCCAGACTCTTCAGCTATCTCCACTTTTCCTGTGTCTAGAGAAGCAGTTCTGGTGCAGCGGTTACAAGCGATATTTCACCGGCTGAAAGACGTGTTGTTTTGGTCGGCCTATGTGGGTCCCAACGAGCTGCATCCTGACCAAGGGCAGACACTGAATCTCGGGAGTCTCAAGCTCGGCTTGTCGTACCACTTTTATGAAGAAGACCACTTGGACTACCAGAGGTACTACAAAGAACACATGGCCAACATTCTTCAGATATTCGAGGCGCATTTGCTAAAAACGCACCCCCAGTTGCTAGCTAGAGCTCAAAAGGTAAACCCGAATCTGAGGCGAAGCTACTCAGAGCGAGCGCAGAGGATCTTTGACCTTGAGAAAAACGACCTTCGGCCGCTGGTCCTCTCTCCAGAAGAGACCCGTAAAGTAACTCAGTACACACACGAAGTCACCTTCGGCGAGCTAAAGGCTTCCACAGATGCCTTGGATGTTGAGGCGCTGCTCCACCTCTACCTAGATATGCTGCCTCGGAAACTAGGAGAGCAGGCtccgtctgcctcctctctcggcggGAAGATTGCTTTCACGTCTTCGGGTGTCGTCGTTGACGACAGCCTCGTGCTCCTAATACACGAAAAAAACTACTTCGCCAAACTCGAGACCACGTTGCGCTCTGTCGACTGGGATGTTTTGCACGACTACATCTTGTACAAAGTGGTCCGAAGCGACGCGAGTATGCTGTCTAGAGACTTCCGCGACGAAATTAAGCGCTACTCGAAGCAAGTCACGAAGGCCGAGCCGCTGCCGCGCTGGCGCACGTGCGTCTCGTCCGTACCGCAGTGGATTTTGGCACGGAGATACGTGCTCGGCCGGTTCGATCgccagaagaaacaaaccgTCCAGCTGATGGTCACACGCATTCGCTCGGCGTTCAAGAGCTTGCTCGAAGAGTACGCGTGGATGGACGAGCCGACgcgcgaggaggcgctggAAAAACTTGCAGGGATGCAGGAAAAAATCGGGTTTCCTGACTGGCTTCTTGACGACTATGAAACGTACTTCACGCGATACTACGGGGACAAGTCCGCCGCTCTCGAACTCGCAAGCATCCACTTCGAGGTCCAGTGGCACTTGGGTCTTGAGGCGATCCGGTCGCAGCTGGCGGAATTCGGGGAACCTGTTGATCGCCGGGAGTGGGCGATGAAGCCACACAGCGTCAACGCGTATTTCTCGCCCTCGCAAAACGAGATTGCCTTCATGGCTGCGGTCCTCCAGGAACCGTCACTCTTCGTCGCGAGTCCGCACGCAAGCCTAGGCGAGGACACCGTGGTCAAGGCGCTGAGCTACGGGGCGATCGCGGGTGTCATTGCACACGAAATCACTCATGGCTTCGACGACGTGGGAAAAGAATACGACGTCAAAGGCCGGCTTCGAAACTGGTGGACACCTGAGAGTGAGGAAGCCTTCAAGGCAGAAGCCACGTGCATGAAGGACCAGTACAGCGGCTACAGCGTCGTGATCGTCGATGTAGAGAACGATAAGGCGATATATAACACACGACCGAGCAGGGAAGCGTCCGAGGTGGAACACTCAGACGGAAGCAGCGGACAGAAAACAGTTAGGGTTAGAGGGGACCTTACCCTTGGGGAGAATATCGCGGACAACGGCGGGATTCAACTAGCCTGGGCAGCTCTGAAACTCGAATTGTCGCCAGAGCAACTCAATTCGAGACCATTGGAGAACTACGGGGTGACACTCACGACCGCGCAActcttcactttttcctGGGGGCATTTCTGGTGTGAGATCGCTCTGGACAGCTTCATTCGGCGGCAGGTCGAAACGGATCCGCACAGTCCAGCGCGCTTCCGCATTCAAGGTCCTCTCGCCAACTTCGGCCTCTTCGCAGAGCAAGAACAGTGTCCTGTGGGAAGTCTGATGAATCCAGAGACAAAATGCCGAGTGTGGTAA